A genomic window from Tolypothrix sp. PCC 7910 includes:
- a CDS encoding S-adenosylmethionine decarboxylase family protein, translating to MPASQTVFSWETADFIKVMKNAAHIAQLTIVGELAYAFQPQGVSAVILLAESHVVLHFWPEQAKVTIDIHICDYQKDNQQKAKLLAQILTKQITECESMANWNYLSISG from the coding sequence TTGCCAGCTTCACAGACTGTTTTCAGTTGGGAAACCGCAGATTTTATCAAAGTTATGAAAAATGCGGCCCATATCGCTCAACTAACTATTGTTGGTGAACTGGCTTATGCATTCCAACCTCAGGGAGTTTCCGCTGTTATTTTACTAGCAGAATCTCATGTAGTATTGCACTTTTGGCCAGAACAGGCAAAAGTTACCATAGATATTCATATATGTGACTACCAAAAAGATAATCAGCAAAAGGCTAAGCTATTAGCGCAGATTCTCACCAAGCAAATTACTGAGTGTGAAAGCATGGCTAACTGGAATTATTTAAGTATCAGTGGTTAA
- a CDS encoding RRXRR domain-containing protein, with amino-acid sequence MTKVYILDANKQPLYPIHISHARKLLSQGDAKVFRRYPFTIILKEVLTQSRLEQLGFKIDPDVN; translated from the coding sequence ATGACTAAAGTTTATATTCTGGATGCCAATAAACAACCCTTGTATCCCATACACATCAGCCACGCCAGAAAGCTATTGTCTCAAGGAGATGCAAAAGTATTCCGGCGATATCCATTTACTATCATTTTAAAGGAGGTTCTGACACAGTCTAGGTTAGAGCAACTTGGTTTTAAGATTGACCCTGATGTAAATTAA